Proteins encoded in a region of the Paenibacillus sp. W2I17 genome:
- the pucL gene encoding factor-independent urate hydroxylase — protein sequence MSDLIKLVNNWSITQFVHTFGGLFEESPWVAERAGLSRPFDSFEQMMKVMKNVVQASDEQVKLQLLLNHPDLGARISMSSNSVQEQAGAGLDSLSQEQFNEIQQLNKVYTSQFGFPFILAVKGHTASSILESMRQRHRRGREEEFETALKEVFKIAGIRLEQWLAQIGHEHEFVSKPTAVQQRTMYYGKGDVWMYRSYAKPLTGIQSIPESPFMGRSNILFGLNIKVAVQGHEFLPSFAEGDNSLVVATDSMKNFILKHAADYTGATVEGFLALVSRRFLQTYPQMSKVQMTADQIPFEDIPIGLEGSYRPSALVFRYSQNDRATAAVEAERTGDSIELSNHFSGVADLRLIKVKGSEFAGFMQDEYTTLPETWDRPLFIFLNINWRYEDPRDGMDDQRGRYVAGEQVRDLAAAVFHECRSASIQHLIYQIGRRLLSRFEQLSEVSFESNNRTWETVLEEVKEGEGKVFTEPRPPYGFQGFSMTRDDLGADGRNSGKEGDV from the coding sequence ATGAGTGACTTAATTAAACTTGTTAACAACTGGTCTATCACACAGTTTGTGCATACGTTTGGCGGCTTATTTGAGGAATCACCATGGGTGGCTGAGCGTGCCGGGCTTTCACGACCTTTTGATTCATTTGAACAGATGATGAAAGTGATGAAAAACGTGGTTCAGGCATCGGATGAACAGGTGAAGTTGCAGTTGCTTCTAAATCACCCGGATCTTGGAGCACGAATCAGCATGAGCAGCAACTCCGTTCAGGAGCAGGCTGGTGCAGGGCTGGATTCACTTTCACAAGAACAATTCAACGAAATTCAACAATTAAACAAAGTATATACAAGCCAATTTGGCTTTCCATTCATATTGGCTGTTAAAGGCCATACCGCAAGTTCCATCCTCGAATCCATGAGGCAACGTCATCGCCGAGGCAGGGAAGAAGAATTCGAGACTGCATTGAAGGAAGTATTCAAGATCGCGGGCATTCGTTTGGAGCAGTGGCTTGCACAGATCGGTCATGAGCATGAGTTCGTGAGCAAGCCAACCGCAGTGCAGCAGCGGACCATGTATTACGGCAAAGGGGATGTGTGGATGTACCGTTCCTATGCCAAACCGTTGACGGGTATACAGTCCATTCCGGAATCTCCGTTCATGGGACGTAGCAATATTCTGTTTGGATTGAACATCAAGGTGGCTGTGCAGGGGCATGAATTCTTGCCTTCTTTTGCAGAAGGGGACAATTCGCTTGTGGTCGCAACCGATTCGATGAAAAATTTCATTCTCAAACATGCAGCGGATTACACAGGGGCAACGGTAGAAGGATTTCTTGCGCTGGTAAGTCGGCGTTTCCTGCAGACGTATCCGCAGATGAGCAAGGTTCAGATGACAGCGGACCAGATTCCTTTTGAAGATATACCCATTGGATTAGAAGGAAGTTATCGACCGAGTGCGCTCGTATTTCGTTATTCGCAGAATGATCGTGCGACAGCTGCCGTGGAAGCAGAACGAACAGGAGACTCGATTGAACTCAGCAACCATTTCAGTGGTGTAGCCGATCTGAGACTGATCAAGGTCAAAGGCAGTGAATTTGCCGGATTTATGCAGGATGAATATACCACTCTTCCAGAGACATGGGATCGACCGTTATTTATTTTCCTGAACATCAATTGGCGTTATGAAGATCCGAGAGATGGCATGGACGATCAGCGTGGACGGTATGTAGCGGGTGAACAGGTCAGAGATTTGGCTGCTGCTGTATTTCATGAGTGTCGATCCGCTTCCATTCAACATCTGATCTACCAGATTGGACGAAGGTTGTTAAGTCGATTTGAGCAACTGAGTGAGGTTTCATTTGAGTCCAACAATCGGACTTGGGAGACGGTGCTGGAGGAAGTGAAAGAGGGAGAAGGCAAAGTATTTACCGAGCCGAGACCACCATATGGATTCCAGGGTTTCTCGATGACAAGGGATGATCTGGGAGCAGACGGCCGTAACTCCGGGAAAGAAGGTGACGTCTGA
- the uraH gene encoding hydroxyisourate hydrolase, whose translation MSISGGRITTHVLDTSKGVPAAGVRIELYTLKRDGEQESKIKVAESVTNADGRLDAPLLDGGKLESAIYELQFHVESYYAQRSLEELGQALWTIVPIRFAVSDASSHYHIPLLIAPGGYSTYRGS comes from the coding sequence ATGTCGATATCTGGTGGACGAATTACAACACATGTGCTGGATACATCCAAAGGTGTGCCTGCTGCGGGTGTTCGGATCGAGCTGTATACCCTGAAGAGGGATGGAGAACAGGAAAGCAAGATAAAAGTGGCTGAGTCCGTGACCAATGCGGATGGACGTTTGGATGCACCTCTGCTGGATGGAGGCAAGTTGGAGTCAGCGATATATGAGCTTCAATTCCATGTCGAGAGTTATTACGCACAGCGTTCGTTGGAGGAGCTAGGCCAGGCATTATGGACGATTGTTCCAATTCGTTTTGCCGTATCTGATGCCTCAAGCCATTACCATATTCCATTATTGATTGCTCCAGGAGGTTACAGTACATACCGGGGAAGCTGA
- a CDS encoding amidohydrolase family protein — MTTFDTIIRGARVVLRDRVEQLEIGITGEKITELSTRLTAGEATCIIEAEGLTVMPGVVDIHVHFNEPGLASWEGFRSGSAALAAGGITTYVDMPLNGVPPTTSPEAWEMKKKAAADQSYVDYAFWGGLVPGNRDELAPLAGLGAAGFKAFMSEPGGDGGRYFCQSR, encoded by the coding sequence ATGACAACATTTGATACCATCATCCGGGGGGCCCGGGTGGTGCTGAGAGATCGGGTAGAACAACTGGAGATTGGCATTACTGGTGAGAAAATAACGGAACTATCCACGCGGCTGACCGCTGGTGAAGCGACTTGCATCATAGAAGCTGAGGGGCTTACAGTGATGCCGGGTGTCGTGGACATTCATGTACACTTCAATGAACCCGGACTCGCCAGTTGGGAGGGATTTCGATCGGGTTCGGCAGCTCTTGCCGCAGGTGGAATCACTACCTATGTCGATATGCCGCTTAACGGTGTACCACCAACCACAAGTCCGGAAGCATGGGAGATGAAAAAGAAAGCAGCTGCAGACCAATCCTATGTTGATTATGCGTTCTGGGGCGGTTTGGTTCCCGGCAATCGTGATGAACTTGCTCCACTGGCAGGGTTGGGTGCTGCCGGATTCAAGGCATTTATGTCTGAGCCGGGTGGAGATGGGGGAAGATATTTTTGCCAGAGCCGATGA
- a CDS encoding amidohydrolase family protein, giving the protein MGEDIFARADDHTLLDGMHEIANLNRVLALHAEDEGMVAQLGAKSIAVGRTEPMDYVRSRPAEAEVVAVARALKYGEQTGCALHFVHISTREALDLIAAAKRRGQDVTSETCPHYLTLTDQDVIRLGAVAKCAPPLRSSSEQEQLWDALTSGLIDVIASDHSPCPPSMKQSDNFFEIWGGISGAQSTLLIILEDGHLQRNIDLPLLGRVLSLQPARRLGLENKGEIAIGKDADLVLIDWEKSTTLNTEDLHYTHKQSPYVGRTFNCQIADVFCRGQRVYNSESGLSPVPLGQHIAAYSSSPIEAGMEETP; this is encoded by the coding sequence ATGGGGGAAGATATTTTTGCCAGAGCCGATGACCATACGCTACTAGACGGGATGCATGAAATTGCAAATTTAAACCGTGTGCTGGCACTTCATGCAGAGGACGAAGGCATGGTTGCCCAACTCGGTGCGAAAAGCATTGCAGTGGGAAGGACTGAACCGATGGATTATGTCCGGTCCCGTCCTGCGGAAGCCGAAGTCGTCGCGGTTGCGCGAGCGTTGAAATACGGTGAACAGACCGGGTGTGCGTTGCATTTTGTGCATATTAGCACCCGGGAAGCACTGGACTTAATTGCAGCGGCTAAACGGCGTGGGCAGGATGTCACTTCGGAGACATGCCCTCATTATCTGACGCTGACCGATCAGGATGTGATCCGTTTGGGTGCTGTGGCGAAATGCGCTCCACCGCTTCGCAGCTCTTCCGAACAGGAGCAGTTATGGGATGCACTGACTTCGGGATTGATTGATGTTATTGCCTCAGACCATTCTCCCTGTCCGCCATCCATGAAACAATCTGATAACTTCTTCGAAATCTGGGGCGGTATATCAGGTGCGCAAAGCACATTGTTAATCATACTGGAGGATGGACATCTTCAGCGTAATATCGACCTCCCGTTGCTCGGAAGAGTGCTCTCCCTTCAGCCTGCCAGAAGGCTTGGTCTGGAGAACAAAGGAGAGATTGCGATTGGCAAGGATGCAGATCTGGTCCTGATTGACTGGGAGAAAAGCACAACCCTGAACACGGAGGATCTTCATTATACGCATAAACAGAGCCCTTATGTGGGACGTACATTTAACTGTCAGATTGCAGACGTATTTTGCCGTGGGCAGCGTGTTTACAACTCGGAATCCGGATTATCTCCTGTGCCTCTCGGGCAACACATTGCGGCTTACTCTTCTAGTCCCATCGAAGCGGGAATGGAGGAGACGCCATGA
- a CDS encoding Zn-dependent hydrolase: protein MTESGVYRSSGTNNAPLPLPNVEQVELQAMLDWLSTYGADAQGGVTRLLYDSAWCEAQGALAAKMQEKGLSTEFDQSGNLYGTLKSEGKESAAGAEELPIVTGSHIDTVVYGGKYDGAYGVVAGVLALEYLQKHFGAPKRTLQVVSLCEEEGSRFPFAYWGSRSITGITSLEDVEHLKDQDGVTFAQAIRDAGFGPDSAYRPASKNYGAFIELHIEQGQVLERLGHSIGVVSDIVGQKRLSITVSGEANHAGTTPMSWRKDALAGAAEMIAAVRNIALEAGEPLVATVGRITADPGVGNVVAARAVFSLDIRHIRQESIDRCWQDMLQAFSRIAAEQQLGLDWEEHLSVTPIPMNAEMISDIQDTCEQEQLSYWLMPSGAGHDSQIFQPACPTAMIFVPSQDGISHNPLEYTAEADLVHGFRVLVRLLYKYGYGS, encoded by the coding sequence ATGACGGAATCTGGAGTATACCGGTCATCTGGTACAAATAATGCACCTCTTCCTTTGCCGAATGTAGAACAGGTGGAGCTGCAGGCCATGCTTGACTGGCTGTCGACATACGGTGCGGATGCACAGGGCGGCGTCACACGACTGTTGTATGACTCGGCTTGGTGTGAAGCACAAGGTGCCCTTGCAGCCAAAATGCAGGAGAAAGGGCTGTCTACCGAATTTGACCAGTCCGGTAATCTGTATGGCACACTCAAGAGCGAGGGTAAGGAATCAGCGGCTGGTGCTGAAGAATTACCGATTGTGACCGGATCACATATTGATACTGTGGTGTATGGCGGCAAATATGATGGTGCTTACGGTGTGGTGGCGGGTGTCCTTGCTTTGGAGTATTTGCAGAAGCATTTCGGAGCACCGAAGCGCACACTTCAAGTGGTATCGTTATGCGAAGAAGAGGGAAGTCGATTCCCTTTTGCGTATTGGGGTTCACGCAGTATAACAGGAATAACGTCTCTGGAAGATGTAGAGCATCTGAAGGATCAAGACGGTGTGACCTTTGCTCAAGCGATCCGGGATGCGGGTTTTGGACCTGATAGTGCATATAGACCTGCCTCGAAAAATTACGGTGCCTTTATTGAGCTTCACATTGAGCAAGGTCAGGTTCTGGAACGTCTTGGACATTCGATTGGAGTTGTATCCGACATTGTAGGTCAGAAGCGGCTCAGTATCACCGTGAGCGGTGAAGCGAATCACGCGGGGACGACGCCGATGTCCTGGCGCAAGGATGCACTTGCCGGAGCAGCCGAGATGATTGCTGCGGTAAGGAATATCGCATTGGAAGCAGGAGAACCACTGGTAGCCACGGTTGGGCGAATCACAGCCGATCCGGGTGTTGGGAATGTGGTTGCAGCACGGGCGGTATTTTCATTGGATATCCGCCATATCCGGCAGGAGAGTATTGATCGCTGCTGGCAGGATATGCTCCAGGCTTTTAGTCGAATCGCAGCCGAGCAGCAGCTCGGACTGGACTGGGAAGAACATCTGTCGGTAACGCCCATTCCTATGAATGCAGAGATGATCTCAGACATTCAGGATACCTGTGAGCAGGAGCAGTTGTCCTATTGGCTAATGCCAAGCGGCGCGGGACATGATTCACAGATTTTTCAGCCGGCTTGTCCGACGGCCATGATCTTTGTGCCGAGCCAGGACGGTATTAGTCATAATCCACTTGAATATACAGCTGAAGCAGACCTGGTGCACGGTTTTCGGGTTCTGGTCCGGCTACTCTATAAATACGGTTACGGGAGTTGA
- a CDS encoding alanine--glyoxylate aminotransferase family protein: MSTYKELSPSLRTIMTPGPVEVDPRVLRALSFPILGQFDPEFTSLMNETMAMLRELYMTDNEWCYPVDGTSRSGIEAVLVSLIQPGDKVLVPIYGRFGHLLVEISERCGAEVVFFETEWGTVFDPEEVIKAIHTHKPSLVAMVHGETSTGQMQPLAEIGKACRDLDILLVVDAVATIGGTPVETDAWHLDAVMGGTQKCLSVPSGMAPLTYNSRVEQKLMSRKTVERGLRDATSARAEGRTIASNYFDLSQLQDYWSSARLNHHTEATSMLYGLHEGLRILLQEGLEARFQRHLVNERALVAGIQGMGLQLYGDMSSKLPVVTCITIPEGIDGESVRSMLLNDFSIEIASSFGPLKGQIWRIGTMGFSCQRKNVLHVLGALEAVLLRHRHVLPAGEAVQAALDVYAGKEGALC, from the coding sequence ATGTCCACCTATAAAGAGTTATCTCCGTCCTTGCGGACCATTATGACCCCGGGACCCGTTGAGGTTGATCCACGTGTACTCAGAGCATTATCCTTTCCGATCCTGGGGCAGTTTGACCCGGAGTTCACATCTTTGATGAACGAGACGATGGCGATGCTACGAGAGTTATATATGACAGATAACGAGTGGTGTTATCCAGTCGATGGTACATCCCGTTCAGGGATAGAAGCTGTGTTGGTCAGTCTGATCCAGCCCGGTGATAAAGTTCTCGTCCCGATCTACGGACGATTCGGACATCTGCTGGTTGAAATCTCGGAACGCTGCGGTGCAGAGGTTGTTTTTTTTGAAACGGAATGGGGAACGGTATTTGATCCGGAAGAAGTGATTAAGGCGATTCATACCCATAAACCGAGTCTGGTTGCGATGGTACACGGTGAGACTTCCACCGGTCAGATGCAGCCCCTTGCCGAGATTGGCAAAGCCTGTCGCGACCTTGATATCTTACTCGTCGTGGATGCTGTAGCAACCATTGGTGGGACTCCGGTAGAGACGGATGCCTGGCATCTGGATGCGGTAATGGGTGGTACGCAGAAGTGCCTGTCCGTTCCTTCAGGGATGGCACCTCTTACGTACAACAGTCGTGTGGAACAGAAACTGATGAGCCGCAAAACAGTTGAACGCGGACTGCGAGATGCAACCAGTGCGCGGGCAGAAGGCCGCACGATTGCCAGTAATTATTTTGACCTGAGCCAATTGCAGGATTACTGGAGTTCAGCAAGGTTGAACCACCATACGGAGGCCACTTCCATGCTATATGGTCTTCACGAAGGATTGCGTATTCTGCTGCAAGAAGGATTGGAGGCCAGGTTCCAGAGACATCTGGTAAATGAACGTGCGTTGGTTGCTGGAATTCAGGGAATGGGACTGCAACTGTACGGGGATATGTCAAGCAAACTTCCGGTGGTCACTTGTATCACGATTCCGGAGGGGATTGATGGTGAGTCGGTGCGCAGCATGTTGCTGAACGATTTCAGCATTGAGATTGCCAGTTCATTTGGACCGTTAAAAGGGCAGATCTGGCGGATCGGTACAATGGGATTCAGCTGCCAACGCAAGAACGTACTTCATGTGCTGGGAGCGCTGGAAGCTGTTCTTCTCCGTCATCGTCACGTATTACCTGCCGGTGAAGCGGTGCAGGCCGCATTGGATGTGTATGCAGGGAAGGAGGGCGCCTTATGTTAA
- the ggt gene encoding gamma-glutamyltransferase, producing the protein MLNQMPISREVMVTTPHYLASAVGSSILQKGGNAYDAAVAVSATLGVVYPHMTGLGGDAFFLIHDGTSGEITAYNGSGRSAAGIHADTFKAMGMNAIPQRGVLSAITVPGIVDAWWEVWSRYGKLPWEQLLEPAAQYAEKGCPVSRNLRLWMERDEDFIMGHTPLRAVFAPLGTLLQEGELLIQPDLAASIRLIQTEGRDTFYTGELADRLSSAIREDGGMLAPADFAGHRGEWVKPVSTEYRGYEVHQMPPNSQGFSMLMMLNMLEHTDLSSVARTSPEFYHLMAEVVKKAFRDRDRYLTDPDFRDIPLDHLLSKDYGDQLWNEIQSAPPVAQPFLSKTIGQDTAYAAVVDSEGNAVSFIQSLYFDFGAAYVPGDTGVIMQNRGSFFSLDPRDANVLEPNKRSFHTLMPGLVTRDGKPYMLVGTQGGEGQPQTQLSVLTGVLDYGLNIQEAISLPRWVYGRTWGEEGDTMRVENRYHDDVCATLAQWGHNVEARAPWDGIMGQSQGIVIRADGMISGAADPRGDGMAIGW; encoded by the coding sequence ATGTTAAATCAGATGCCAATCTCCAGGGAGGTCATGGTTACTACTCCTCATTATCTGGCAAGTGCAGTGGGAAGCTCCATCCTCCAGAAGGGCGGGAATGCTTATGATGCTGCTGTTGCGGTCAGTGCAACACTGGGTGTGGTATATCCGCATATGACCGGACTTGGAGGGGACGCCTTCTTCCTGATTCATGATGGAACGAGCGGTGAGATTACCGCCTATAACGGAAGTGGCCGCTCAGCCGCAGGCATTCATGCGGATACGTTCAAAGCGATGGGTATGAATGCCATCCCTCAGCGCGGTGTGCTTAGTGCCATCACGGTTCCGGGAATCGTGGATGCATGGTGGGAAGTCTGGTCCCGGTACGGTAAGTTACCGTGGGAGCAGTTGCTTGAACCTGCCGCGCAGTATGCGGAAAAAGGATGCCCTGTGTCCCGGAATCTCCGCTTGTGGATGGAAAGGGATGAAGATTTCATTATGGGGCATACACCGCTGCGAGCGGTATTTGCGCCTTTGGGTACACTTTTGCAGGAAGGTGAGCTGCTGATCCAGCCTGATCTTGCTGCCTCCATTCGTCTGATTCAGACGGAAGGGCGAGATACTTTTTATACAGGAGAACTCGCGGATCGTCTGTCTTCGGCTATTCGTGAGGATGGGGGCATGCTTGCACCAGCAGACTTTGCAGGGCATCGGGGCGAGTGGGTGAAACCCGTTAGCACGGAGTATCGCGGCTATGAAGTTCATCAGATGCCGCCCAACTCGCAGGGTTTCTCCATGCTGATGATGTTAAATATGCTGGAGCATACGGATCTGTCCTCTGTAGCACGTACCTCACCGGAATTCTATCATCTGATGGCGGAAGTGGTGAAAAAGGCGTTTCGTGATCGTGATCGTTATCTGACGGACCCGGATTTCAGGGACATTCCGCTGGATCATCTGTTATCTAAGGATTACGGAGACCAATTGTGGAATGAGATTCAGTCTGCTCCACCTGTGGCACAGCCGTTTTTGTCCAAAACGATAGGTCAGGACACCGCATATGCAGCCGTTGTTGATAGCGAAGGCAATGCCGTTTCATTCATCCAAAGCCTGTATTTTGACTTCGGTGCAGCCTATGTTCCAGGGGACACGGGGGTTATCATGCAGAACCGGGGGTCGTTTTTCTCCCTAGATCCGAGAGATGCCAACGTACTGGAACCGAACAAACGCTCATTCCATACCCTCATGCCGGGCCTTGTTACACGAGATGGCAAACCTTATATGCTCGTGGGCACTCAGGGAGGAGAAGGTCAGCCGCAGACACAATTATCGGTGCTTACCGGAGTGCTTGATTACGGGCTGAACATTCAGGAAGCGATCAGCCTGCCGCGTTGGGTGTATGGACGTACCTGGGGCGAAGAAGGCGATACGATGCGTGTGGAGAACCGATATCACGATGACGTATGTGCAACCCTTGCCCAGTGGGGACATAACGTTGAAGCGAGAGCGCCGTGGGACGGGATTATGGGACAGTCGCAAGGCATTGTCATTCGTGCGGACGGCATGATTAGCGGCGCAGCAGACCCTAGAGGTGACGGAATGGCTATTGGGTGGTAA
- a CDS encoding 5'-deoxyadenosine deaminase, which translates to MGTILLKGAQLVTMNAEEEVFIGDLLIEDNKIKEIAAHIDVQADQVIDVRGKVLLPGFIQTHIHLCQTLFRGRADDLELMDWLRQRIWPLEAAHDEESVYYSAMLGLGELISSGTTTILDMETVHHTDSAFQAMAQSGIRVISGKVMMDHGDEVPELLREDTATSLQQSVDLLEKWNGFGGGRIQYAFCPRFVVSCTEELLVEVRDLSNKYHVKVHTHASENRGEIELVEHERGMRNIVYLDHIGLATPRLVLAHCVWLSEEEKEIIRKRGVKVTHCPGSNMKLSSGVADIPDLLNRQIAVGIGADGAACNNNLDMFQEMRLTALMQKIPHGPTVMDARTVLRMATMGGAEVLGLSKEIGSLEVGKKADMLLLDLDDFHTYPSYETDVYSRVVYSATRSCVDTVIIDGSIVLKNRKIQTIDRGIVLRESDKSIARLMKRI; encoded by the coding sequence ATGGGAACGATCCTGCTGAAAGGCGCACAGCTTGTGACGATGAATGCAGAAGAGGAAGTGTTCATCGGAGATCTGTTGATCGAGGATAACAAAATCAAGGAGATTGCAGCGCACATCGACGTGCAAGCTGACCAAGTCATTGATGTTCGTGGTAAAGTGCTGTTGCCAGGCTTCATCCAGACGCATATTCATCTGTGTCAGACCTTGTTCCGTGGACGTGCGGATGATCTGGAACTGATGGATTGGCTCCGTCAACGTATCTGGCCGCTGGAAGCAGCGCATGATGAGGAGTCCGTGTATTATTCAGCAATGCTCGGATTGGGCGAATTGATCTCCAGCGGAACCACGACCATTCTGGATATGGAGACGGTACATCACACGGACTCGGCGTTTCAGGCGATGGCACAGAGCGGCATCCGGGTCATCTCTGGCAAAGTGATGATGGATCATGGGGACGAGGTTCCGGAACTCTTGCGTGAGGATACAGCAACTTCGCTGCAACAGAGTGTGGATCTGCTGGAGAAATGGAACGGGTTTGGCGGAGGTCGCATTCAATATGCTTTCTGTCCACGCTTCGTTGTATCGTGTACCGAAGAATTGCTGGTAGAGGTGCGCGACCTGTCGAATAAATATCATGTCAAAGTCCACACCCATGCCTCCGAGAATCGTGGAGAGATCGAACTGGTAGAACACGAACGCGGAATGCGTAACATCGTATACCTCGATCATATCGGGCTGGCGACTCCGAGACTGGTGCTTGCCCATTGTGTATGGCTGAGTGAAGAAGAGAAGGAGATCATCCGCAAACGCGGTGTGAAAGTCACTCACTGTCCAGGATCAAATATGAAACTTTCCTCCGGGGTAGCAGATATTCCGGATCTGCTGAATCGACAGATCGCGGTTGGGATTGGGGCAGATGGTGCCGCATGCAACAACAATCTGGATATGTTTCAGGAAATGCGCCTCACAGCGCTGATGCAGAAGATTCCTCATGGTCCAACAGTGATGGATGCCCGGACTGTATTGCGTATGGCTACCATGGGTGGTGCAGAGGTGCTTGGCTTGTCGAAGGAAATTGGTAGCCTCGAAGTGGGCAAAAAGGCAGATATGCTGCTGCTGGATCTGGATGATTTCCACACGTACCCTTCCTATGAGACGGATGTCTATTCCCGCGTAGTGTATTCCGCAACACGTAGCTGTGTGGATACCGTTATTATTGACGGAAGTATCGTGCTCAAGAATCGTAAGATTCAGACGATTGATCGTGGCATTGTGCTGCGTGAGTCGGATAAGAGTATTGCGAGATTGATGAAACGTATCTGA
- a CDS encoding XdhC family protein → MEMHDLCAIAARETRCVLATAIKVEGHAYRKQGVSMLLTEDGKMYGSISPGCLESDLQARVSRVLDTNQMEFAEYDMRPEDDLSWGETIGCGGLVVVLLEPVCGELRDTLHKMYECFQSGIATALTRTFQDDYTKVQYGWKRIEPTGTRRQPILRPSLVPPHDRVANYNPALLQVDVHSSGNIKHEHSASKQHSPDIPRLTLVPEMVTATSNESHSSHLSGDSQHFSDTDAEIPTNDGISTNPWELPQQLTSLYTPKPRLIIIGAGDDVIPVARLAQSAGFRVVVADWRESLCTSERFPETELVLGFPREIMPLLNVNNGDYLILMSHNFPRERELLEMLVDCKYAYLGIMGSKTRTARLLDGLPPLKYVHSPVGLSIGADGPEQIAISIAAELIACKHKVSSLSSDVQKGSVAHANDGHSSGSR, encoded by the coding sequence ATGGAAATGCATGATCTGTGTGCAATTGCAGCCCGTGAAACGCGCTGTGTGCTCGCAACAGCGATTAAGGTAGAGGGTCATGCTTACCGTAAGCAGGGAGTCTCTATGCTGTTGACCGAGGATGGCAAAATGTATGGCAGTATCAGTCCGGGATGTCTGGAGAGTGATCTTCAGGCCCGGGTGAGCCGTGTGCTGGATACAAACCAGATGGAATTTGCGGAGTACGACATGCGTCCCGAAGATGATCTGTCCTGGGGGGAGACGATTGGCTGCGGCGGACTCGTTGTTGTGTTGCTTGAACCTGTGTGTGGTGAACTCCGAGATACGTTGCATAAGATGTACGAGTGTTTTCAATCCGGCATTGCAACAGCGTTAACCCGAACGTTCCAAGATGATTATACGAAGGTTCAATATGGCTGGAAACGGATTGAACCAACGGGTACTCGGCGCCAGCCAATCTTGCGTCCTTCGCTCGTCCCTCCTCATGATCGCGTGGCGAACTATAATCCAGCTTTATTGCAGGTTGATGTACACAGCAGTGGGAATATCAAGCATGAACATTCGGCATCAAAACAACATTCTCCCGACATACCTCGCCTTACGCTTGTGCCTGAAATGGTAACTGCTACGTCAAACGAATCTCACTCTTCCCATCTATCCGGTGATTCACAACATTTCTCTGATACTGATGCTGAAATACCGACAAACGACGGGATTTCAACGAACCCCTGGGAGCTTCCGCAGCAACTTACTTCGCTGTACACGCCTAAACCTCGCCTGATTATCATCGGAGCTGGGGATGATGTTATTCCTGTTGCCAGACTCGCCCAATCCGCAGGCTTCCGTGTTGTGGTAGCCGATTGGCGAGAGTCCTTATGTACCTCGGAAAGGTTTCCAGAAACTGAACTTGTACTTGGTTTCCCACGTGAGATTATGCCTCTGTTAAACGTAAACAACGGAGATTATTTGATTTTAATGAGTCACAATTTTCCCCGCGAACGTGAACTGTTAGAGATGTTAGTGGACTGTAAGTACGCGTATCTTGGCATCATGGGTTCCAAAACACGAACAGCCCGTCTGCTGGATGGCTTACCACCGTTGAAATATGTGCATTCTCCCGTTGGTTTGAGCATCGGAGCAGACGGTCCCGAACAGATTGCCATCAGCATTGCAGCAGAATTGATCGCATGTAAACATAAGGTTTCTTCCTTGAGTTCCGATGTGCAGAAGGGGAGCGTTGCACATGCGAATGACGGGCATAGTTCTGGCAGCAGGTAA
- a CDS encoding nucleotidyltransferase family protein, whose amino-acid sequence MTGIVLAAGKSRRLGRDKLSVVMPDGRSLAAWSLEAALNSELDQVICVVKPEDSLAWLPVKWFDSAAYAYHPTARLRIVVCADYACGMANSLHSGVLSAMEYKPEGILMLLGDQPLLQAQDINLVTTALATHKLSDYVAATDGEGGKPPVAFRSHMFGPLLSLHGDEGARKIMRSANYSGVHVPLSETSFWDADTEPELKRILSHVYESQQTD is encoded by the coding sequence ATGACGGGCATAGTTCTGGCAGCAGGTAAGAGTCGTCGCCTTGGTCGAGATAAACTCTCAGTTGTCATGCCTGACGGGAGGTCCCTGGCTGCATGGTCACTGGAAGCTGCGCTGAATTCGGAGTTGGATCAAGTGATCTGTGTGGTCAAACCGGAAGATTCATTGGCATGGCTGCCTGTAAAATGGTTTGATTCTGCCGCGTATGCCTATCATCCCACAGCAAGACTTCGAATTGTGGTCTGTGCTGACTATGCCTGCGGCATGGCCAATTCTCTTCATTCTGGTGTATTGTCGGCCATGGAGTACAAACCGGAGGGCATTCTCATGTTACTGGGTGATCAGCCTTTATTACAAGCACAGGATATCAATCTAGTGACCACAGCACTGGCTACCCACAAGCTGAGTGACTATGTCGCAGCTACCGACGGTGAGGGAGGCAAGCCGCCTGTTGCTTTTCGCTCCCATATGTTTGGCCCTCTGTTGTCCTTGCATGGAGATGAGGGGGCACGTAAGATTATGCGTAGCGCAAACTATTCAGGTGTACATGTGCCACTGTCTGAGACTAGTTTCTGGGATGCGGATACAGAACCGGAATTGAAACGCATTCTGAGTCATGTATATGAATCGCAGCAGACAGACTAA